In Triticum aestivum cultivar Chinese Spring chromosome 5B, IWGSC CS RefSeq v2.1, whole genome shotgun sequence, the following proteins share a genomic window:
- the LOC123116936 gene encoding elongation factor 1-beta has protein sequence MAGAKSSVLLDVKPWDDETDMAKLEEAVRGVAMEGLTWGASKLVPVGYGMSKMQIMLTIVDDLVSVDDLIEDHLCAEPVDEFVQSCDIASFNKI, from the exons ATGGCGGGCGCAAAGTCGTCGGTTCTGCTCGACGTGAAGCCGTGGGACGACGAGACCGACATGGCCAAGCTCGAGGAAGCCGTACGAGGCGTCGCCATGGAAGGGCTGACATGGGGTGCAT CCAAGCTTGTTCCGGTTGGGTACGGGATGAGCAAGATGCAGATCATGCTGACGATCGTCGACGATCTCGTGTCCGTCGACGACCTCATCGAGGACCATCTCTGCGCCGAGCCCGTCGACGAGTTCGTGCAGAGCTGCGACATTGCCAGCTTCAACAAAATAT GA